Proteins encoded in a region of the Candidatus Zixiibacteriota bacterium genome:
- a CDS encoding pseudaminic acid biosynthesis-associated methylase: protein MSGRKQAATEFKTEQENFWSGEFGNNYIDRNCDESIIAANTATFSRILSSTNSVKSIIEFGANIGLNLIAIKRLFPNMDLSAIEINPKAVDQLKIIEGVKTYAQSILEYDVDFQRSFVFTKGVLIHINPRMLPVVYDLMYRTSSRCICMVEYYNPTPVEINYCGHPDRLFKRDFAGEMMDKYGDLRLIDYGFNYRRDNNFSCGDENWFLLEKQQKKINSGSGKDSIKTVFCKCFK from the coding sequence ATTTCAGGGAGGAAACAGGCGGCTACTGAATTTAAAACTGAACAGGAAAATTTCTGGTCGGGAGAATTTGGCAATAATTATATTGACCGAAACTGCGATGAATCAATCATTGCAGCCAATACTGCTACATTTTCCAGAATACTATCCAGCACTAATTCTGTAAAATCGATTATTGAATTTGGCGCTAATATCGGATTAAATCTTATCGCTATTAAAAGACTTTTCCCGAATATGGACCTTTCCGCAATCGAGATAAATCCAAAAGCGGTTGACCAGCTTAAAATAATTGAGGGCGTAAAAACTTATGCCCAATCCATACTGGAATACGATGTTGATTTTCAGCGTAGTTTTGTTTTTACAAAAGGAGTGTTAATTCATATAAATCCAAGGATGCTTCCGGTAGTTTATGATTTAATGTACAGAACGTCAAGCCGCTGCATCTGTATGGTTGAATACTATAACCCCACTCCTGTTGAAATCAATTATTGCGGTCATCCCGATAGACTGTTCAAACGCGATTTTGCCGGCGAGATGATGGATAAATATGGCGATCTCAGGTTGATAGATTACGGATTTAACTACCGCCGCGACAACAACTTTAGCTGCGGGGATGAGAACTGGTTTCTATTAGAAAAACAGCAAAAAAAAATAAATTCAGGGAGCGGTAAAGACAGCATTAAAACAGTGTTTTGTAAGTGTTTCAAATAA
- a CDS encoding MBOAT family protein, producing MLFNSYVYIFLFLPVVLAVYFLLNNRNLIFTGKVWLVLASLFFYSYWNPIYLPLILASMLVNYFIGGALSKDDYQARHWLVSRKSILVSGIVFNLSLLGYYKYADFFITNANFIFGADIHLLRLVLPLAISFFTFQQIAYLVDNYKDRSSKYDFINFALFVSFFPQLISGPIVHHKEMMPQFGTTENKSINYKNMSTGIFIFFLGLFKKVVIADTLAVAASNGFDNAAVLTFAQAWVSSLSYTCQLYFDFSGYTDMAIGTAFMFNIVLPLNFNSPYKALNIQDFWRRWHMTLSRWLRDYLYISLGGNRKGNIRTYINLFTTFLLGGLWHGAGWTFVVWGAMHGFGTTIHKFWQSYGIRLPKSVAWFITFMFVHFAWVFFRATSFKDAVKVFKGMFAFNTINSASILYELKALNFEKTIETVFSITVLIIALIVSIRFKNSNELRLNLNFRYLMCVAFLIVSGFIFLNSNISEFLYFNF from the coding sequence ATGCTTTTTAATTCGTACGTTTACATATTTTTGTTTTTACCGGTTGTTCTGGCAGTATATTTCCTTTTAAACAATAGGAATCTAATCTTTACCGGAAAAGTTTGGCTTGTTCTTGCCTCCCTGTTTTTTTATTCCTATTGGAATCCCATATATCTGCCGCTTATACTCGCCTCGATGCTTGTAAATTATTTCATAGGCGGGGCGCTGTCAAAAGATGATTATCAGGCTCGTCATTGGCTGGTATCAAGGAAGAGTATTTTAGTTAGCGGAATAGTATTTAATCTAAGTTTGCTGGGCTACTACAAGTATGCCGACTTTTTTATAACAAACGCCAATTTTATTTTCGGCGCCGATATACATCTGTTAAGACTAGTGCTGCCGCTGGCAATCAGCTTCTTTACCTTTCAGCAAATCGCATATTTGGTTGATAACTATAAGGATAGATCCAGTAAGTATGATTTCATTAATTTTGCATTATTCGTATCGTTTTTCCCTCAATTAATTTCAGGCCCAATTGTTCATCATAAGGAAATGATGCCCCAGTTTGGGACGACAGAGAATAAATCCATTAACTATAAAAACATGTCAACAGGAATATTTATATTCTTTTTAGGCCTGTTTAAAAAAGTTGTAATAGCTGATACCTTAGCTGTTGCGGCTTCAAATGGTTTTGACAATGCTGCCGTACTAACATTTGCCCAAGCCTGGGTATCATCATTGAGCTATACCTGCCAGCTGTATTTCGACTTTTCCGGCTATACCGATATGGCTATTGGCACAGCTTTTATGTTTAACATAGTCCTGCCTTTAAATTTCAACTCGCCATACAAGGCTTTAAACATCCAGGATTTTTGGCGTAGATGGCATATGACCTTAAGCCGATGGCTGCGCGATTATTTGTATATCTCCCTTGGCGGCAATAGAAAAGGCAATATAAGAACGTATATAAATCTATTCACAACTTTCCTGCTTGGCGGGCTATGGCATGGAGCCGGCTGGACTTTTGTAGTCTGGGGTGCTATGCACGGTTTCGGAACCACTATTCACAAGTTCTGGCAAAGCTATGGAATACGCCTGCCTAAATCTGTGGCGTGGTTCATAACATTTATGTTTGTTCACTTTGCCTGGGTATTTTTCCGAGCAACTTCTTTTAAGGATGCCGTCAAAGTTTTTAAGGGTATGTTTGCATTCAACACAATAAATTCTGCCTCTATTCTTTATGAGTTGAAAGCGCTGAATTTTGAAAAGACAATAGAAACAGTATTCAGTATTACTGTTTTGATCATTGCGCTTATTGTTTCAATCCGCTTCAAAAACAGCAATGAACTAAGGTTAAACTTGAATTTCCGCTATCTGATGTGTGTGGCTTTTCTCATCGTCAGCGGATTCATTTTTTTAAACAGCAATATATCGGAATTTCTATACTTTAATTTTTAG